The genomic interval TAAGCCATGCCGCTGGCCATGCTACCACGGGCACACTGCTGTCTGTACTtgcgctagctctcatcaagctagtgtgagtatgtgtatGCGAACTGACAGCATAGAAGCAGCCCAAGACTAGTGAAAGAAAAGGGACACAATTGTGTCTAGTACCGTCACAACTCAAAGAAGACATGAACAAAGTTTTACTGCTGCCCAGCCCACTCTTAACCCATAATCAGCCATGTCCATATTTACGCAAAGGAGGAGTTTTAACTAAGCAAAGGGATGCAATGCAGCAACGTTGTAGGGTTACATTGCTACCCGATTCTGCTGCGGGCATATAACCACATCACCAATACTACATGAGTCACCTTGCATTGTTGGATCCTACTATAAAGTATTTACCATGGGTCACCAAAAACAGTGAGATTATTAGTTACCCCATGACCCACAAGCTCCAATCTTATAAAGCTCTagacaaagggaaaaaagagcGAGGGGGATGGAAAGAGAGAAATAGACAGGTACAGTACGGTTCTCATTACGTTTGTGCTCTATAAACTAAGACTGATAATCCTAAGTATACCTTTGTGATAAAGACTTGATGAATAGGAATGGAGTTAATCGAATAGTTGTCCAGGGGATAGGACTGTGTGCATGGGGACAAAATTCCCTGATGTGACTTGTCATGCTGCATCAATAAGGTTGCCAGTATCTGATTCTGTTGGACTTTGCTTTAGATGGAATTCTGCACAGGTTCCAACAATGGAAACTGTATCTGTGGAGGCACCTCTGTAGTGCTTACTGCTACAGTTAGCATGTGGCAGGTGGGAAGGAGTTCTGACATGGCAAGTGGTAATCCTCAAAAATGGGGTTTAAAGCTCTTCTAGGATAGAGAAGGCACTGCGCTGAATCCACAGCGAGTTGAatacaaaaggaaagaaagggatGTGAGGGAATGACAGCCAGTCAGACGAAATCTACTTTCCTCCTGGAATCAGCAACACTGCAAGCAAGTGGGGTTAGTGTAGGCAGGCAGGAGGGTGAATATGTTGAAACATACTTTATTTTAAGTGAAACCTCCAAGCACACCGACATATGCACAGACATGGAGGACACAGTGGAAGGACCTCGAGAACAGCTTGAAAGATAGATGAAGAAACAGGCAGATAAGCCATTTCAGAGAGAGTTTAACAAGCCCAGCATGGTTAGGGGATGAGAACTCTTTAAAGGGAAACAAGGTATCAACAAAAGGCACTATATTCTCCCACCCCAAAGGAAAGCAAAACAAGGGAGAGCCAAGCCTAAGAGAAACAGAAACACCTGAGTACCAGAAAAATCACACATGCTCCCCATCCTTTTTCATCTCCAGGGACCAAGCCCACACTATGGATTGTACTAGATGATACTAGCACCCATTATAGTACAGCCACCTTCTAGCTACTGCCTGACAGCCCGGGGGCACCATGGGAACAGGGGTCAAGGGAACCATTTCCCTGGGCAGTCCAGTATGAAATGCAGAGCTGCAGTCTGTGCTGGGAAGAGGGGTGCAAGCATTCTCCCAGCACCCTTCTCTCCCACGATCATCCAAGTTCTCTTTGCCAAGCCTGCTGTGAACCATGCTGCATATAGTTCTCTCCAGCCACTGAAATGAAATCTGACAGAGCTTGCCTGAATCACCATCAGCCACAAGTCTGAGCAGGGCCCTGGCCCAGCACAGAGGATCCTCCATTCCATtagtttatctttttttaaaaattaaatgatatTTAAATTAACACCCACCATTGTAGAGGAAACAACAAGAGGTAAAAGGACTGTGTTTGATGGTACAAGCAAGCAAGGCACAAACTTAACTAGACTGCGACACATGGCCATGAGTGATCATGTCAATGCACACACAGCTATATGGACTTGATTTTGCAGTATTGTTTCTCCTTGTCCCCATGGTTTCCTGTCCTTCCTGTGTATGGCCGGACTTGGCAATACAGTATCAGACATTTAACAGTGACCCTGAGCCACCGGGAAAAGCAACTCCTTTTGTTATTCCAGATTCCATTTGGTGAGTGGGGCTGGCTTCATTTCTTTACTTAGATCGTGGCTGAATTTCCCCCGGTTTCCCTATTGTCTCGTCAAAAAGCCTAGTGGGCACCAATAATTTTTCTAGGTTGGGGAGGGAACTGCCTTTGCCAACATACACCAAGAAGCTTGTTGAGAAACAACTTCACATGTCCATCTACAGGGGCTGGGCTGCCATAGATGGACAAAGGAGGAAAGTATTTCCTATgaaggggggagcaggcagagcaggaatGAAGGCCTAGCTGCGTTATGTCAAGCCTGCTTCTTGAATTCTGCCTCAGGAATGGCACAAATTGGAATGTACAGTATCCCACATATTTTTAAGCCAGCATTATGGAAAACTATAAATTAATAAGCTAATTAAATACTCGGGTGAAAGAACAAGAACCTTCAACTGTGCAAACTGAGGGCAGACTATGGCTTCTTCCTTAGATAATTGGAGGGAATCCAGCCCTCCCAACAAGGTCCTCCAGTTAGGACCTTGCAAAACCACCAGCCGCTGCTGTTCTTCTCACGAACTTCAAATAAGGTCCCTTCTTTAAAGCTGCTGGTCTCTTCGTCTCCTTCGAAATCTGCCACAGCCACATAGAGGGCTTCTTTGGAGATATCTGGGTTGGTGAAGGGGGCAGCTGTCCTCTCCCTGGCTTCCCCTCTCTCCACCTGCTTGGGCGTTACCTTTGGGCCTAAGCTGCTTTTCCCTTTGGCTTCATCTTGGCACACAGCAGGCAGGAATGGTTTGGCCTTTGGTGGAACCAGCATGGGCCGGCCAGGCACTGAGGCAGCTCTGATTTCAGGCACTTCCCTCTGTGGGACTTTCAGCTCTGAAGTGGGACCAGAGGAGGAGGATACCACTTTCTTTGGAGGAGGAGGTCTCCTGGGTGGCACCACTGGCCGCTGAAGCGGTGGCTCTCTGGGAGTCGGGGAGCTGTTCTTGGGCTCACTGTCAGCCATCTTTGGCAGGCTGAAGGGAGCTCTGGGTGGAGCCTCCTTTGGGATCTGGCTGTCCTGTTTGGTTGGGGGTCTGTTCTCCACGCTCGGTCGCTCCTGAGGCCTGCCAGAAACCTCTGCTGGGAGCGCATTGTTATTGAAGACATTTTCAGTGGGCATGGGGTCCTGCTCAGAGGGTTTCTCTTGGGACTTTGCAGGTCTGAGCTTGCTTCTCAGATTGCCAATGTCCAGTTTATCATCTGCCTGAGGTGGGTCTGTCCTGGGGGCTGCAGTTGGTTTCGGCCTGACCTGAGGTTTTGATTTCAAGAAGGGATTCTGGGTCATTGGCTCAGACTTGTCTTCTGGGGGCTCAGCTTTTGGCTTGGCTGGCTTGACAGTGGGTCGAAGGTTCGGTTTCTTCACTTCTTTGGCTGACACCTTGTGCCCGCACTCCAGGCCCATTTCGTTTTTCAGCTGGAACAGTTTGCCCTTTTCTGTTTTCAGCTCTGGCTTCTTGCTGTCCCTCGGGGCGGCTGTCTGCTTTGGAGGGATCATTGGCAAAATCATGCCTGGGGGCTTGGGTGGAGGCCTTTGCCTCTCCGTTAACTCACCTTCGGATTTAATGATCGACTCCTTCCTGGGTGGGAGGCTGGGCTTCTCCTCTGTATCTGGATCAGAGATCTCCTCATACCCAGCGGCTACATCGCTGCTCTCCAAGGGGGCACTCTTGAGAGCCTCCTTCCCCTTCCAGTCTTTGGCCCATTTCATTCCACAATCTATACCATTAGGTGGAGCTTCAGGCAGAGGCCTAGATGGCCCAGTGGCTTCTTCGTTGGTGTTGCTCTCTGCAGTGGCCTCGccaagctggagctgggccatcTCATTAGGCAACGGTGCTAGAAAGTTAGGTCTAGAAGCATTGCTCGTTTTCTTGTATTTATCAATAAAGGTAGCTGGGGCCCAGCCTTCCTTCTCCTCAATCTGAATGTACCACCAGCCACTCAGGTTCTTCTCGATCACCTGGAAGAAGAAACACGACCATCACATCTTAGAAATACATAACCAGGCCTCTCTGCACAATAGCTGCCTATGAATCAAAGGGCAAAAAAAGTGCGGCCTAGAAATGGGGGCTCTCACCTCTGAAACTTTGGACCATGAGCATGTAAGGGAGGCAGCAGATACAATGGgccaacaaataataataataaagataatAATGCCACCTCTCAttgatagtgcttttcatccagagatctcaaagcactttataagagAGGGAATTATCcttgttttacaggtggggaaactgaggcacagaaaggtgaagtgacttggcccaAGTTCgtccagcagggcagtggcagagccaggaacagaactcaggtttccccaagtcccagtccagtgctccagGTACTAGACAACACTGTTGTCACCTCCACAAGCCCGGTATCAAAACTTGATATAGTAACAGGAGAAGTGAGTTTAATGGATTTAAATCAAGTTTTTACTACTGCCACATCAGAACCCTCCGCACGTTGGACATGACTGGCACTGCAAGAGCAGGAGGCCAGCAGGTGGAGTTTCATGAGAAGAGGTGAGGATAGAATTGCAAGGGGTGCCTTGGGTCAGGActgagatgcattggcagagctgtttgTTATTTCAATCCTGGATTCCTCTCACTACAGAGGATGCTTCAGGTCAGGAGAGAGGTGgattggcagagcagtggggctggaatAGCAGAAGGGCTGCAGGTCAAGACAGAGGTTTACTAGCATATGTGCATGGAGGGAAGCTGTCTCAGTGCCTGAACTCTGCCTGGCCTTAGCTGATTCTGGCCCATGTTTTTAAATCCACATGCCCATTTGGAGATACAGGCTTCTCTACGTTCTCCATTTTCATGAGCACCAAATTCACagtatttttcaaaagaaaaaacatcTCAGACACACCAGCACATGAGGGAGGTTCTGCTGGGTTCAGAGTCACCCTTCAGCTCTATCTGACCCTGAACAGGAGACAAGGACAGTCTGAGATTTTTCAAGacttcagaggggaaaaaaatcaacacaCATAATGCAACTGGCCACTGGGTGACACTGTTGAGCCATCCAGCCAAGACAGTTACCACATGCAGATCACTGAAACCCCCAGCCACTGAAGGCATGGTAAGTTAGATTGTCctgggtctacactagaaagggtttgcCAGTGTAGCTATACCAGCAAGTGGAGACGCAGCTTTTCTACTGGCAAGAGAGTCCTTTTGACAGGATAGCCTATACCAGGattcttttgccagtataacagCGTTTGTGTTAGGGCTTCTACCAGCACAGCTACGCCAGCGGGAGTGTGTGagattttttcacactcctaacaGACACAGATACgctggcaaaacttttaagtgtagaccagacctgtgACTAGGTGAACGAAAGCCCCCTCTCTGGAAGGAGGAGGAACCTACCACTATTAGTCAAGAGGCTTCCAAATGCCACAGGTGCAGGAGCACAGCACCCTGGCACTGGGCCGCACACACGAGTCCGAGGGCATTTGAGGGTCAGAGGCTCCAAAATGCTAGGAGCATGTGGAGGATCCCTTCCATGTACTGGAGACTCATTTTGCCTGGCACAGAATCAACCCTCCACGCACACAGATGGGGCTACAACCAGGATTCACCCTCTCCCCGGGGCAGCTAATAGTGCCTCTATGACCGGCAACGGACTCCACGTCTGGAAACCCACACCAGGGCTAACGGGATTTGGGAGTGGTGCGACACACAGCCCGCTAGGACTGGAATCCACCTCATAAGACCATAaaagcataagaacagccatactggggtcagatcaaaggtccatctagcccagtatcctgtcttccgacagtggccaatgccaggtgccccagaaggaatgaacagaacaggtcatcatcaagtgagccatcccctgtcgtcaactcccagcttctagcaaacagaagcagggacaccatctctgcccatcttggctaatagctattgatggacctatcctccatgaacttatctagttcttttgtgaACCTCACCCATGGAAAATCTCAGTGGGGGTTGATGAGAGGGTGATCCCAGACTCACTCACGGTGAACTGAATGGGTGACTCGGAGGAGGAGaagtgagagggagggagggaagatggcATGTAGTCTCACCTCCACTTTCATTCCTGCGTGGAAGCTGATGCCATCAGGGATGATGGTCTGGAAGTCAGCAATGGTGTAATATTCTTCTTCCACTTGGGGAGGGACAGGAGGTTTAGGCAGGTTCAAACCACGTGGCTATTGCAAGAAAAAACAATAATTCAGCTCATCTCTCGGAAGATGTGTTTGAACACTTGCATGGATGGCTCACGCTGGCTAACTAGCCAGAGAGAAGCAGGCTGCCAGACAGCATCACTAGGTGACCCACTTGGCACACAGAGCACCCTCACAGACACAGACACTAACCCTCTCTTCAGGCTGGACACAAAATTGTCCAGATTGCTTTCAATGGCACATCTGACCCAGTTACTAGTCCAGTAGGCTTGCCAGCCCCAGGGAAAGGGAGCGGGTTTGCAATCTAACCGTGGCCAGTCTGTAACATACGGGACGAATAATTTATTCAATCCAACCATCGCCTTgacttaaaaaacaaagcaattaaGTTTTGCTTTGAGAATAAATACGACCAGATGAGTGTTTATGGCTGCAGGGAGGCCCTGCCCTCGCATCAGATCCATCTGCATGCAACAGAGCTGTTGCACATGGAGAGATCCCAATCAGGGAACGTGAAGGAACCAGAGCTCCCTTCTGAGAGCAATCTCCCATCTCTTCTACCCCAGAAGCTTCATTCTCCTGGATCCAGAGCCAAGGGAGACACAAACGTCTCTGGCACAGGGACTCTTCCCCTGGGGAGGTGGCAGTGATGGCAAGTGGACAGCTGGGTCCAGGAGGACACTTACTATAGTGAGATCTCGGCGAGGAGGGGGCCTCTGCCTCATCTTTGGCGACTCTGTGGAGAAACAATTCCAGATTCCATTGAGGTTTGAGGTCCAGTGTCCAGACATGTTCCCAAAAGGACACGTTTCAGAGGAGAGCAGCAACGAACCTCACATCCAAACCTTatgcccttccctccccacagagTGCAGCTAGGCTGCTCCTGCTCCTCATTTCTCCTAAAGCAAACTGAGTCAGACAGAGCCTTATCTGTTCAGGAACTACAGGGACCTAGAGCCTTTCCAGTACACCAGGCCCTTTGCAGAGATGCCAGTGGAGCCCAGCTAGAAGCAAAAGCCACAGTGCACAAGTGGGCatgcatggggagggggaagctgggtgGCATGTTAGTGCACTTGCCTTACCCATATAGAAACCTGCATTCAAACCCGGTGATTAACCTTGCAGGGACAATCCAGAAGCACCCACCCACAGCTACCAAGGGGGATGAGATGTGCTTCATTCATGAGAAAGGAGA from Malaclemys terrapin pileata isolate rMalTer1 chromosome 8, rMalTer1.hap1, whole genome shotgun sequence carries:
- the SH3PXD2B gene encoding SH3 and PX domain-containing protein 2B isoform X2, which produces MPRRSILEVKVLDVQKRRTPNKHYVYIIKVTWSNGSTEVIYRRYSKFFDLQMQMLDKFPMEGGQKDPKQRIIPFLPGKILFRRSHIRDVAVKRLIPIDEYCKALIQLPPYISQCEEVLQFFETRPEDLNPPKEEPIGKKKSGGDLASVDPMVLEQYVVVADYQKQESSEISLCVGQVVDIIEKNESGWWFVSTSDEQGWVPATCLEAQDGVQDEFSMQPEEEEKYTVIYPYTARDEDEMNLDKGAVVEVIQKNLEGWWKIRYQGQEGWAPASYLKKGTGEMFTQKLGSGSSTHSCALDLDGVPRQQNSTGREKDGPNNQREGRFDGRPLPQADIRRKSPKMRQRPPPRRDLTIPRGLNLPKPPVPPQVEEEYYTIADFQTIIPDGISFHAGMKVEVIEKNLSGWWYIQIEEKEGWAPATFIDKYKKTSNASRPNFLAPLPNEMAQLQLGEATAESNTNEEATGPSRPLPEAPPNGIDCGMKWAKDWKGKEALKSAPLESSDVAAGYEEISDPDTEEKPSLPPRKESIIKSEGELTERQRPPPKPPGMILPMIPPKQTAAPRDSKKPELKTEKGKLFQLKNEMGLECGHKVSAKEVKKPNLRPTVKPAKPKAEPPEDKSEPMTQNPFLKSKPQVRPKPTAAPRTDPPQADDKLDIGNLRSKLRPAKSQEKPSEQDPMPTENVFNNNALPAEVSGRPQERPSVENRPPTKQDSQIPKEAPPRAPFSLPKMADSEPKNSSPTPREPPLQRPVVPPRRPPPPKKVVSSSSGPTSELKVPQREVPEIRAASVPGRPMLVPPKAKPFLPAVCQDEAKGKSSLGPKVTPKQVERGEARERTAAPFTNPDISKEALYVAVADFEGDEETSSFKEGTLFEVREKNSSGWWFCKVLTGGPCWEGWIPSNYLRKKP
- the SH3PXD2B gene encoding SH3 and PX domain-containing protein 2B isoform X1, which encodes MPRRSILEVKVLDVQKRRTPNKHYVYIIKVTWSNGSTEVIYRRYSKFFDLQMQMLDKFPMEGGQKDPKQRIIPFLPGKILFRRSHIRDVAVKRLIPIDEYCKALIQLPPYISQCEEVLQFFETRPEDLNPPKEEPIGKKKSGFIQRTASFLQRGGDLASVDPMVLEQYVVVADYQKQESSEISLCVGQVVDIIEKNESGWWFVSTSDEQGWVPATCLEAQDGVQDEFSMQPEEEEKYTVIYPYTARDEDEMNLDKGAVVEVIQKNLEGWWKIRYQGQEGWAPASYLKKGTGEMFTQKLGSGSSTHSCALDLDGVPRQQNSTGREKDGPNNQREGRFDGRPLPQADIRRKSPKMRQRPPPRRDLTIPRGLNLPKPPVPPQVEEEYYTIADFQTIIPDGISFHAGMKVEVIEKNLSGWWYIQIEEKEGWAPATFIDKYKKTSNASRPNFLAPLPNEMAQLQLGEATAESNTNEEATGPSRPLPEAPPNGIDCGMKWAKDWKGKEALKSAPLESSDVAAGYEEISDPDTEEKPSLPPRKESIIKSEGELTERQRPPPKPPGMILPMIPPKQTAAPRDSKKPELKTEKGKLFQLKNEMGLECGHKVSAKEVKKPNLRPTVKPAKPKAEPPEDKSEPMTQNPFLKSKPQVRPKPTAAPRTDPPQADDKLDIGNLRSKLRPAKSQEKPSEQDPMPTENVFNNNALPAEVSGRPQERPSVENRPPTKQDSQIPKEAPPRAPFSLPKMADSEPKNSSPTPREPPLQRPVVPPRRPPPPKKVVSSSSGPTSELKVPQREVPEIRAASVPGRPMLVPPKAKPFLPAVCQDEAKGKSSLGPKVTPKQVERGEARERTAAPFTNPDISKEALYVAVADFEGDEETSSFKEGTLFEVREKNSSGWWFCKVLTGGPCWEGWIPSNYLRKKP